The Daucus carota subsp. sativus chromosome 2, DH1 v3.0, whole genome shotgun sequence genome includes a window with the following:
- the LOC108207765 gene encoding protein S40-1: MADQEFQESDILFEQNCSEDHYDHRRNSHPKKLKRNKKKKENSRPVNIPENASAPAKNSSCFRAMDSKNLFEESYEGDAQVGITPPHVILGRRMNGKMAFSVCTGNGRTLKGRDLCQVRNSVLRMTGFYEYYA; this comes from the coding sequence ATGGCCGATCAAGAATTCCAAGAATCCGATATTCTCTTCGAACAAAATTGCAGCGAAGATCACTACGATCACCGGCGAAACTCCCACCCTAAGAagttaaaaagaaacaaaaagaagaagGAGAACTCACGGCCCGTCAACATACCGGAAAATGCATCTGCTCCAGCGAAAAACTCGTCATGTTTTCGAGCGATGGACTCGAAAAATTTATTCGAAGAATCGTACGAGGGTGACGCTCAAGTCGGCATAACGCCGCCGCACGTGATATTGGGGCGGCGTATGAACGGGAAAATGGCGTTCTCGGTGTGTACCGGGAATGGGAGGACTTTGAAAGGAAGAGATTTATGTCAAGTCCGGAATTCTGTTCTAAGGATGACTGGTTTTTACGAATACTACGCGTAA
- the LOC108209421 gene encoding pentatricopeptide repeat-containing protein At4g18975, chloroplastic isoform X1: MAFASRISTCLQNSTFGETQLGLNKVKVLVPSRKWSVVCKLKDRLPVVLTAHSAPTKNIKPSKDSNSAQKKLIKKVGKQEHHLWSKRDSSGSGQKALNLVRIVSGLPNEKEAVYGALDKWTAWETEFPLIAAAKALQILKKRNQWTRVIQVAKWMLGKGQGMTMGTFDTLLLAFDMDGRVDEAESFWNMILHTHTRSISKRLFSRMIWLYDHHNKPDKVIEVFADMEELGVKPDEDTTKKIAHAFQKQGQEDKQKEVLKRYLGRWKYIHFNGERVRVKRALWNE, encoded by the exons ATGGCTTTTGCTAGTAGAATTTCAACATGCCTACAAAATTCCACATTTGGGGAAACTCAG CTTGGGTTAAACAAAGTAAAAGTTTTAGTACCTTCGAGAAAATGGTCAGTCGTCTGCAAGCTAAAGGACCGACTCCCAGTTGTCTTGACTGCACAT AGCGCTcctacaaaaaatataaaaccctCAAAAGATTCAAATTCAGCTCAAAA GAAATTGATCAAGAAGGTGGGGAAGCAAGAACACCACTTGTGGAGTAAAAGAGATTCTTCTGGTTCTGGACAAAAAGCACTTAACCTTGTCCGTATT GTATCAGGACTCCCAAATGAGAAAGAAGCTGTTTATGGAGCATTAGATAAATGGACAGCTTGGGAAACAGAGTTTCCATTAATAGCTGCAGCTAAGGCTCTACAAATCCTAAAGAAGAGGAATCAGTGGACTCGAGTAATACAA GTTGCCAAGTGGATGCTGGGGAAAGGTCAAGGAATGACAATGGGAACTTTTGACACCCTCTTACTAGCATTCGACATGGATGGCAGGGTAGATGAAGCAGAATCATTCTGGAACATGATTTTACATACACACACTCGCTCAATATCGAAGCGTTTATTTTCAAGAATGATATGGTTATACGATCACCACAATAAACCAGATAAGGTTATAGAG GTATTTGCTGACATGGAGGAATTAGGTGTAAAACCAGATGAGGATACAACCAAAAAAATTGCGCATGCCTTTCAAAAACAAGGTCAAGAAGATAAGCAGAAGGAAGTCCTTAAAAGATACCTGGGTAGATGGAAGTACATCCACTTTAATGGTGAACGGGTTAGAGTAAAAAGAGCCCTGTGGAACGAATGA
- the LOC108209421 gene encoding pentatricopeptide repeat-containing protein At4g18975, chloroplastic isoform X3: MAFASRISTCLQNSTFGETQLGLNKVKVLVPSRKWSVVCKLKDRLPVVLTAHSAPTKNIKPSKDSNSAQKKLIKKVGKQEHHLWSKRDSSGSGQKALNLVRIVSGLPNEKEAVYGALDKWTAWETEFPLIAAAKALQILKKRNQWTRVIQVAKWMLGKGQGMTMGTFDTLLLAFDMDGRVDEAESFWNMILHTHTRSISKRLFSRMIWLYDHHNKPDKVFADMEELGVKPDEDTTKKIAHAFQKQGQEDKQKEVLKRYLGRWKYIHFNGERVRVKRALWNE; this comes from the exons ATGGCTTTTGCTAGTAGAATTTCAACATGCCTACAAAATTCCACATTTGGGGAAACTCAG CTTGGGTTAAACAAAGTAAAAGTTTTAGTACCTTCGAGAAAATGGTCAGTCGTCTGCAAGCTAAAGGACCGACTCCCAGTTGTCTTGACTGCACAT AGCGCTcctacaaaaaatataaaaccctCAAAAGATTCAAATTCAGCTCAAAA GAAATTGATCAAGAAGGTGGGGAAGCAAGAACACCACTTGTGGAGTAAAAGAGATTCTTCTGGTTCTGGACAAAAAGCACTTAACCTTGTCCGTATT GTATCAGGACTCCCAAATGAGAAAGAAGCTGTTTATGGAGCATTAGATAAATGGACAGCTTGGGAAACAGAGTTTCCATTAATAGCTGCAGCTAAGGCTCTACAAATCCTAAAGAAGAGGAATCAGTGGACTCGAGTAATACAA GTTGCCAAGTGGATGCTGGGGAAAGGTCAAGGAATGACAATGGGAACTTTTGACACCCTCTTACTAGCATTCGACATGGATGGCAGGGTAGATGAAGCAGAATCATTCTGGAACATGATTTTACATACACACACTCGCTCAATATCGAAGCGTTTATTTTCAAGAATGATATGGTTATACGATCACCACAATAAACCAGATAAG GTATTTGCTGACATGGAGGAATTAGGTGTAAAACCAGATGAGGATACAACCAAAAAAATTGCGCATGCCTTTCAAAAACAAGGTCAAGAAGATAAGCAGAAGGAAGTCCTTAAAAGATACCTGGGTAGATGGAAGTACATCCACTTTAATGGTGAACGGGTTAGAGTAAAAAGAGCCCTGTGGAACGAATGA
- the LOC108209421 gene encoding pentatricopeptide repeat-containing protein At4g18975, chloroplastic isoform X2 — MPTKFHIWGNSAWVKQSKSFSTFEKMVSRLQAKGPTPSCLDCTLIGNSSLQSAPTKNIKPSKDSNSAQKKLIKKVGKQEHHLWSKRDSSGSGQKALNLVRIVSGLPNEKEAVYGALDKWTAWETEFPLIAAAKALQILKKRNQWTRVIQVAKWMLGKGQGMTMGTFDTLLLAFDMDGRVDEAESFWNMILHTHTRSISKRLFSRMIWLYDHHNKPDKVIEVFADMEELGVKPDEDTTKKIAHAFQKQGQEDKQKEVLKRYLGRWKYIHFNGERVRVKRALWNE, encoded by the exons ATGCCTACAAAATTCCACATTTGGGGAAACTCAG CTTGGGTTAAACAAAGTAAAAGTTTTAGTACCTTCGAGAAAATGGTCAGTCGTCTGCAAGCTAAAGGACCGACTCCCAGTTGTCTTGACTGCACAT TGATTGGCAATTCCTCTCTGCAGAGCGCTcctacaaaaaatataaaaccctCAAAAGATTCAAATTCAGCTCAAAA GAAATTGATCAAGAAGGTGGGGAAGCAAGAACACCACTTGTGGAGTAAAAGAGATTCTTCTGGTTCTGGACAAAAAGCACTTAACCTTGTCCGTATT GTATCAGGACTCCCAAATGAGAAAGAAGCTGTTTATGGAGCATTAGATAAATGGACAGCTTGGGAAACAGAGTTTCCATTAATAGCTGCAGCTAAGGCTCTACAAATCCTAAAGAAGAGGAATCAGTGGACTCGAGTAATACAA GTTGCCAAGTGGATGCTGGGGAAAGGTCAAGGAATGACAATGGGAACTTTTGACACCCTCTTACTAGCATTCGACATGGATGGCAGGGTAGATGAAGCAGAATCATTCTGGAACATGATTTTACATACACACACTCGCTCAATATCGAAGCGTTTATTTTCAAGAATGATATGGTTATACGATCACCACAATAAACCAGATAAGGTTATAGAG GTATTTGCTGACATGGAGGAATTAGGTGTAAAACCAGATGAGGATACAACCAAAAAAATTGCGCATGCCTTTCAAAAACAAGGTCAAGAAGATAAGCAGAAGGAAGTCCTTAAAAGATACCTGGGTAGATGGAAGTACATCCACTTTAATGGTGAACGGGTTAGAGTAAAAAGAGCCCTGTGGAACGAATGA